From the genome of Desulforegula conservatrix Mb1Pa, one region includes:
- a CDS encoding type II toxin-antitoxin system HipA family toxin: MSERKVVVFIYLPGEPKAVPAGIFTHHEEAGIGEFAYGRRYLERPNAIPVDPIALALGPQPKEADKNGGLYGAFRDAAPDYWGRLVIAAEARVAPEAMSEMDFLLASNATRVGNLDFRVFPDDPEPDLAPPHFNKLGDILAASDKIEKGEEADAALLQILRQGSSMGGARPKCTVEFDDALWIAKFPSKNDFLDIPRIEYATMSLAAVCGIKIPEIRIVTVASRNVFLIRRFDRINHHDGWIRKGFISALSLMQWDENDRLLWDYPSIADTMRKYTDITDINELFRRMVFNILVRNSDDHPRNHGFLYSDTRLSLSPAYDIVPTPVRAGISSEFSLAMSIGQSGRNATLKNAVSKAGRFGLSNSEAEAIINELSEKIKKWRPLFEEYGVSDRDINLLTPSFFN; this comes from the coding sequence ATGAGTGAAAGAAAAGTGGTTGTTTTCATATATCTTCCAGGTGAACCCAAGGCAGTACCGGCAGGAATCTTTACACACCATGAAGAGGCCGGAATCGGAGAATTTGCCTATGGCCGGAGATATCTTGAACGACCTAATGCAATACCTGTCGATCCTATAGCTCTTGCCTTAGGTCCTCAGCCAAAAGAGGCTGATAAAAACGGAGGGCTTTATGGCGCATTCAGAGACGCAGCTCCGGATTACTGGGGAAGACTGGTCATTGCCGCAGAAGCACGAGTAGCTCCGGAAGCAATGTCAGAAATGGATTTTCTACTGGCGTCAAATGCCACAAGAGTAGGCAATCTTGATTTTCGTGTTTTTCCTGATGATCCTGAGCCTGATCTTGCTCCGCCTCATTTTAACAAACTCGGAGATATTCTTGCAGCTTCGGACAAAATTGAAAAAGGTGAGGAAGCCGATGCCGCACTTCTTCAAATTCTCCGCCAGGGAAGCAGTATGGGAGGGGCGCGCCCAAAATGCACAGTAGAGTTTGATGATGCTCTATGGATTGCAAAATTTCCGTCAAAAAATGATTTTCTTGATATCCCACGCATTGAATACGCTACAATGAGCCTTGCTGCTGTCTGTGGAATAAAAATTCCTGAAATAAGGATTGTAACCGTTGCCAGTAGAAATGTATTTCTAATCAGGCGTTTTGACAGAATTAATCATCATGATGGCTGGATAAGGAAAGGATTTATAAGCGCCCTTTCTTTAATGCAATGGGACGAAAATGACCGCCTGCTCTGGGATTATCCGTCCATTGCAGACACAATGCGGAAATATACTGATATCACTGATATTAATGAATTATTCCGAAGAATGGTGTTCAATATTCTTGTGCGTAATTCAGATGATCATCCAAGAAATCACGGCTTCTTATATTCTGATACAAGACTTTCCCTGTCACCAGCTTATGACATTGTTCCAACTCCTGTTCGGGCAGGAATAAGCAGTGAATTCAGCCTTGCAATGTCAATCGGCCAGAGCGGACGCAATGCCACACTGAAAAATGCCGTGAGCAAGGCGGGCAGGTTTGGCCTGTCAAATAGTGAAGCAGAAGCTATAATAAATGAATTGTCTGAAAAAATTAAAAAATGGAGGCCTCTTTTTGAGGAATATGGGGTTTCTGACAGGGATATTAATCTTTTGACGCCGTCTTTTTTTAACTGA
- a CDS encoding type II toxin-antitoxin system VapC family toxin: MNYILDTCVISELVKPLPNENVLEWIEKQSEDNLYLSVITIGEIQKGISKLPESNKKTNLQTWLDNDLKFRFESRILPIDEKIAKEWGKIQGISEKAGSKLPVIDSMIAATGLFHKMTIVTRNIDDMQISGLEIFNPWNF; the protein is encoded by the coding sequence TTGAATTATATTCTCGATACTTGCGTAATTTCAGAATTGGTTAAACCTTTACCCAATGAAAACGTTCTTGAATGGATAGAAAAGCAAAGTGAAGATAATCTTTATTTAAGCGTCATAACGATAGGTGAAATTCAAAAAGGCATTTCAAAACTTCCTGAAAGCAATAAAAAAACAAATTTACAAACATGGCTTGACAACGACCTGAAATTTCGTTTTGAAAGCCGTATTTTGCCCATAGACGAAAAAATAGCCAAAGAATGGGGAAAAATTCAGGGTATATCAGAAAAAGCTGGAAGTAAACTCCCTGTAATAGACAGCATGATAGCCGCTACAGGCCTTTTTCATAAAATGACAATTGTGACAAGAAACATAGATGACATGCAAATATCTGGATTAGAAATTTTTAATCCCTGGAATTTTTAA
- a CDS encoding HU family DNA-binding protein: MEALKIEAGISKTESAAIVHLFFDEMKQALAKDDRVEIRGLFSFYVKTYESYTGRNPKTGEQVTIEPKKLPFFKAGKELKDRINSKKK; the protein is encoded by the coding sequence ATCGAAGCTTTAAAAATCGAAGCGGGAATATCAAAAACTGAATCTGCTGCAATCGTACATCTTTTCTTTGATGAAATGAAACAAGCTCTTGCAAAAGATGACAGGGTTGAAATTCGCGGCCTGTTTTCTTTTTATGTAAAAACCTATGAAAGCTACACCGGCAGAAATCCCAAAACAGGCGAGCAAGTAACCATAGAACCCAAAAAACTCCCATTTTTTAAAGCTGGCAAGGAACTGAAAGACCGTATCAACTCAAAGAAAAAATAA
- a CDS encoding helix-turn-helix domain-containing protein has protein sequence MTQIHELPVEIEKYLSQIGERIRIARKRRMITMEDMASRMFVTRKTLSRLEKGDPGVSLAVFASALWVLGLEKNLLEIAVPEKDKTGIFLEQQRLPERIRKQKNKDDLDF, from the coding sequence ATGACCCAAATACATGAATTGCCTGTAGAAATAGAAAAATACCTTTCGCAAATTGGCGAGCGCATAAGAATTGCCAGAAAAAGACGTATGATAACCATGGAAGACATGGCCTCACGCATGTTTGTCACACGTAAGACACTCTCACGTCTTGAAAAAGGAGACCCAGGAGTTTCACTGGCTGTATTTGCCTCTGCTTTATGGGTTCTTGGGCTTGAAAAAAATCTTCTGGAAATTGCTGTTCCTGAAAAAGATAAAACAGGAATATTTCTGGAACAGCAAAGGCTGCCCGAAAGGATAAGAAAACAAAAAAATAAGGATGATCTGGATTTCTGA
- a CDS encoding type II toxin-antitoxin system Phd/YefM family antitoxin translates to MEHWQLQTAKNRFSEVVEKALHLGPQVVTRHGIETVVVLSIEEYRKLTRPKNSLVDFFKTSPLKDINLDLERDKDTGRDLEL, encoded by the coding sequence ATGGAACACTGGCAGCTTCAAACAGCAAAAAATAGATTTAGTGAAGTTGTAGAAAAAGCTCTACACTTAGGCCCTCAAGTTGTTACACGACACGGGATAGAAACAGTTGTTGTTCTTTCTATAGAAGAATACAGAAAGCTTACTCGCCCCAAAAATTCTCTTGTCGATTTTTTCAAAACTTCTCCACTAAAGGATATAAATCTTGATCTTGAAAGAGATAAAGACACAGGAAGGGATCTTGAACTTTGA
- a CDS encoding DUF4282 domain-containing protein, translating into MNTIFSFNKMLTPSIITIVYWLMLIGSIFSGFAASNSMIFMGVGGPGRLLTGIFVTICGAIGSRIACELLIVLFKIHDNTKLMTEKSMLK; encoded by the coding sequence ATGAATACAATTTTTTCTTTTAATAAAATGCTGACCCCAAGCATCATAACAATTGTTTACTGGCTAATGCTTATAGGCTCCATTTTTTCCGGATTTGCAGCAAGCAACTCAATGATTTTCATGGGTGTAGGTGGACCGGGAAGATTACTGACTGGAATATTTGTGACAATATGCGGCGCCATCGGATCAAGAATAGCATGCGAGCTTCTCATCGTTCTTTTCAAAATTCATGACAATACAAAACTTATGACTGAAAAAAGCATGCTGAAATAA